Proteins encoded in a region of the Haloglomus salinum genome:
- a CDS encoding acyl-CoA synthetase: protein MATTERLDSYHLHEHDWESFEELRDWFEWEVPDRFNMAAYVCDRWAERTPDAPALFVEDESGATDTYSFAEFEAAASRLANHLADSGVERGDRVGVNLPQKPEAAIAHVAAWKLGAVSVPLSTLFGPDGVGYRLADADASACVVDGSNVDALRRAREDYDIGLTSVLVVDGDPEGDERAYDEAVPDRSPDHEAVETDAEDDALLIYTSGTTGDPKGVRHAHRVLLGHLPGIQTVGDFEFGEETRFWTPAEWAWIASLFNIVFSALFYGRPVLAYHGGEFDPATAFDLLDRYDITMAFIPPTALRFMMQVPSEGYDVDSLRVIGSGGESLGESVAEWAEDTFGGALVHEGYGQTEANVTVVENESLAEKRAGSMGLAAPGHEVAIVDPETGEPTVDPGEVGEIAFRYEGDPVCFKEYWNEPEKTVAKVRDGWLLTEDLGRVDEDGYFYFESRKDDVIISSGYRIGPEEIEDSLASHEAVADAAVIGVPHEERGEVPKAFVMLAEGHEASDDLRTALMDHVKDRLAKYEYPREVTFVDELPRTSTGKVRRQSLREREGLAD from the coding sequence ATGGCAACCACTGAACGGCTGGACAGCTACCACCTCCACGAGCACGACTGGGAGAGCTTCGAGGAGCTCCGCGACTGGTTCGAGTGGGAGGTGCCCGACCGGTTCAACATGGCGGCGTACGTCTGCGACCGGTGGGCCGAGCGGACCCCCGACGCACCGGCGCTGTTCGTCGAGGACGAGTCGGGGGCGACGGACACCTACTCCTTCGCGGAGTTCGAGGCCGCGGCGAGTCGCCTCGCCAACCACCTCGCCGACAGCGGCGTCGAGCGGGGTGACCGGGTCGGCGTGAACCTGCCACAGAAGCCCGAGGCTGCCATCGCCCACGTCGCCGCGTGGAAACTCGGGGCCGTCTCCGTGCCGCTCTCGACGCTGTTCGGTCCGGACGGCGTCGGGTACCGGCTGGCCGACGCCGATGCCAGCGCCTGCGTCGTCGACGGGAGCAACGTCGACGCGCTCCGCCGGGCGCGTGAGGACTACGACATCGGCCTGACGTCCGTGCTCGTCGTCGACGGCGACCCCGAGGGCGACGAGCGCGCGTACGACGAGGCCGTGCCCGACCGCTCCCCGGACCACGAGGCCGTCGAGACCGACGCAGAGGACGACGCCCTGCTCATCTACACCTCCGGGACGACGGGCGACCCGAAGGGCGTCCGGCACGCGCATCGGGTCCTGCTGGGCCACCTGCCGGGCATCCAGACCGTCGGCGACTTCGAGTTCGGCGAGGAGACGCGCTTCTGGACGCCGGCCGAGTGGGCGTGGATCGCCTCGCTGTTCAACATCGTCTTCTCGGCGCTGTTCTACGGGCGGCCGGTGCTGGCCTACCACGGCGGCGAGTTCGACCCGGCGACGGCGTTCGACCTGCTCGACCGCTACGACATCACGATGGCGTTCATCCCGCCGACCGCGCTCCGGTTCATGATGCAGGTGCCCAGCGAGGGGTACGACGTGGACTCCCTGCGGGTCATCGGGAGTGGCGGCGAGTCGCTCGGCGAGTCCGTCGCGGAGTGGGCCGAGGACACCTTCGGCGGTGCGCTCGTCCACGAGGGGTACGGCCAGACGGAGGCCAACGTGACCGTCGTGGAGAACGAGTCGCTCGCCGAGAAACGCGCCGGGAGCATGGGCCTGGCCGCGCCGGGCCACGAGGTCGCCATCGTCGACCCGGAGACGGGCGAGCCGACCGTCGACCCTGGAGAGGTCGGCGAGATCGCCTTCCGGTACGAGGGTGACCCGGTCTGCTTCAAGGAGTACTGGAACGAACCGGAGAAGACCGTCGCGAAGGTACGGGACGGCTGGCTCCTGACCGAGGACCTCGGCCGGGTCGACGAGGACGGCTACTTCTACTTCGAGTCGCGCAAGGACGACGTCATCATCTCCTCGGGCTACCGCATCGGCCCGGAGGAGATCGAGGACTCGCTCGCGAGTCACGAGGCCGTCGCCGACGCGGCCGTCATCGGCGTCCCCCACGAGGAGCGCGGCGAGGTGCCGAAGGCGTTCGTCATGCTGGCCGAGGGCCACGAGGCGAGCGACGACCTCCGGACGGCGCTGATGGACCACGTGAAGGACCGCCTGGCGAAGTACGAGTACCCGCGCGAGGTCACGTTCGTCGACGAGTTGCCCCGGACCTCGACCGGAAAGGTCCGGCGACAGAGCCTCCGCGAGCGCGAGGGGCTGGCGGACTGA
- a CDS encoding phosphotransferase family protein: MTDADALVDEAALADFCRETLGSDSNTDLSVEYHGDGLSNETLFVEWGDRDLVLRRPPAGDHAEGAHDVLREARVMDAVAGAVPVPDVVATCDDLDVLGCDFVLLERLDGDVLRTEEPDRFATAAGRRTVGEELVDTLADIHAVDHEAVGLGEGEFGYPEGYLERQVETFTEQLEWFLPTTEQDREVPHVREVGEWLADNVPEESAHTLVHGDYKLDNVMFAPGTPPEITGVLDWELSTLGDPLADLGWMLVFWRDAGDPEPALPEGLVPRFMEHEDYPTRRELVARYEERTGQEFTNERFYRGLAAYKIVTTTEAMYFRYRAGDASDPLYPALEEGVPELAARAKRIVEGEEPL, encoded by the coding sequence GTGACCGACGCCGACGCGCTCGTCGACGAGGCCGCACTGGCCGACTTCTGCCGCGAGACGCTGGGTAGCGACTCGAACACCGACCTCTCGGTCGAGTACCACGGTGACGGGCTCTCGAACGAGACGCTGTTCGTCGAGTGGGGCGACCGCGACCTCGTCCTCCGGCGGCCCCCCGCCGGTGACCACGCCGAGGGTGCCCACGACGTGCTCCGGGAGGCGCGAGTGATGGACGCCGTCGCCGGCGCGGTCCCAGTCCCCGACGTGGTCGCGACCTGCGATGACCTCGACGTGCTGGGATGTGATTTCGTCCTGCTCGAGCGGCTCGACGGGGACGTCCTCCGGACCGAGGAACCCGACCGCTTCGCCACCGCCGCGGGCCGCCGAACCGTCGGCGAGGAACTGGTCGATACGCTGGCCGACATCCACGCGGTCGACCACGAGGCCGTCGGCCTCGGCGAGGGCGAGTTCGGCTACCCGGAGGGCTACCTCGAACGGCAGGTCGAGACGTTCACCGAGCAACTGGAGTGGTTCCTCCCGACGACCGAGCAGGACCGCGAGGTCCCACACGTCCGGGAGGTGGGGGAGTGGCTGGCCGACAACGTCCCCGAGGAGAGCGCTCACACGCTCGTCCACGGCGACTACAAGCTGGACAACGTGATGTTCGCGCCCGGGACGCCGCCCGAGATTACGGGCGTGCTGGACTGGGAGCTCTCGACGCTCGGCGACCCGCTCGCCGACCTCGGGTGGATGCTCGTCTTCTGGCGGGACGCGGGCGACCCGGAGCCCGCGCTCCCCGAGGGACTGGTCCCCCGCTTCATGGAACACGAGGACTACCCGACTCGTCGGGAACTCGTCGCGCGGTACGAAGAGCGCACGGGCCAAGAGTTCACGAACGAGCGGTTCTACCGTGGCCTCGCGGCGTACAAGATTGTCACGACCACGGAGGCGATGTACTTCCGCTACCGGGCGGGCGACGCCTCCGACCCGCTGTATCCCGCGCTGGAGGAGGGCGTGCCAGAGCTGGCCGCTCGAGCGAAGCGCATCGTCGAGGGGGAGGAGCCGCTGTAG
- the aglG gene encoding glucosyl-dolichyl phosphate glucuronosyltransferase, with product MQVSVVLCTHTLERYEYLTDAAESVLTGTYDDLELVCVSDGNEAVYERMQEDYGDHPKVVTTCLDENSGLLTARNHGAEVASGDIVAFLDDDAIACEAWLELLVDAYEAHDAIAVGGRMTPRWEAGEPAVLPEEFYWLVGVTHRGFGPDGDPGEPGWVRNTMGSNISFRAEVFAELGGFDVDIGGRKGDNHLQGGESELCARLRAEYDQRVWYVPEATVEHRIFEYRTEPDWLLERAFWQGYSKRGMERFVPESTGAEGEFLGDLLGSFVPDRLRGLVLRPSAAAALQLLFLFVFTGAVGAGYGYGIVKWG from the coding sequence GTGCAGGTCTCCGTCGTCCTCTGTACGCACACGCTGGAGCGCTACGAGTACCTGACCGACGCCGCCGAGAGCGTCCTCACCGGGACGTACGACGACCTCGAACTCGTCTGTGTCAGTGACGGAAACGAGGCGGTGTACGAGCGGATGCAGGAGGACTACGGCGACCACCCCAAAGTCGTCACGACCTGCCTGGACGAGAACAGCGGCCTGCTCACCGCGCGGAACCACGGCGCCGAGGTGGCGTCGGGCGACATCGTGGCCTTCCTCGACGACGACGCCATCGCCTGCGAGGCGTGGCTGGAACTGCTCGTCGATGCGTACGAGGCACACGACGCCATCGCCGTCGGCGGCCGGATGACGCCGCGCTGGGAGGCCGGCGAGCCAGCCGTCCTTCCGGAGGAGTTCTACTGGCTGGTCGGTGTCACTCACCGCGGGTTCGGGCCGGATGGCGACCCCGGCGAGCCGGGGTGGGTCCGGAACACGATGGGTTCGAACATCTCCTTCCGGGCCGAGGTGTTCGCCGAACTCGGCGGCTTCGACGTCGATATCGGCGGGCGGAAGGGCGACAACCACCTCCAGGGCGGGGAGTCGGAGCTCTGTGCCCGGCTGCGCGCCGAGTACGACCAGCGCGTCTGGTACGTCCCGGAGGCGACCGTCGAACACCGCATCTTCGAGTATCGGACGGAACCCGACTGGCTCCTCGAACGGGCGTTCTGGCAGGGCTACTCGAAGCGCGGGATGGAGCGGTTCGTCCCCGAGTCGACGGGTGCGGAGGGGGAGTTCCTCGGCGACCTGCTGGGTTCGTTCGTACCGGACCGCCTCCGGGGGCTGGTGCTCCGCCCCTCGGCGGCCGCCGCGCTCCAGTTGCTGTTCCTGTTCGTCTTTACCGGAGCCGTCGGCGCCGGCTACGGCTACGGCATCGTGAAGTGGGGCTGA
- a CDS encoding beta-CASP ribonuclease aCPSF1 — translation MSAVERQLDELKETITDEVPSDISISDVKYEGPELVIYTQDPKKFAENGDLVRSLASKLRKRITVRPDPDSLSRPDDARERITGIIPEEAGVTDLDFHADTGEVVIEAEKPGMVIGRHGSTLREITKEVGWTPEVVRTPPIESSTVSNVRNFLKQERDDRRDILERVGRQIHREEMADEQWVRITTLGCCREVGRAAFILSTAETRILIDCGDKPGAEDEVPYLQVPEALGAGAQNLDAVVLTHAHLDHSALIPLLFKYGYDGPIYCTEPTRDLMGLLTLDYLDVAAKEGRTPPYESEMVREAIKHCIDIEYGDVTDIAPDIKLTLHNAGHILGSSIAHFHIGDGLYNVAFSGDIHYEDTRLFNGAVNEFPRVETLVLESTYGGRNDYQTDQEDSERNLKRVINETYERDGKVLIPAFAVGRSQEIMLVLEEAMRKGDIPKMPVHLDGMIWEATAIHTTYPEYLRDDLRDRIFHEDENPFLADEFNHIDGGEDERMDVADGGPCIVLSTSGMVTGGPIMSWLRHLGGDENNRMVFVGYQAQGTLGRRIQNGWDEIPMNERGSSGRGNTLTLNLDVETVDGFSGHADRQGLENFVRTMNPRPEKVLCVHGDESSAQDLSSALYHEFNMRTFAPKNLETFRFK, via the coding sequence ATGAGCGCAGTAGAGCGGCAACTCGACGAACTGAAGGAAACGATCACGGACGAGGTCCCCAGCGATATCTCGATCTCCGACGTGAAGTACGAGGGTCCGGAACTGGTCATCTACACGCAGGACCCCAAGAAGTTCGCGGAGAACGGCGACCTCGTCCGGAGCCTCGCCTCGAAGCTCCGCAAGCGTATCACCGTCCGGCCGGACCCGGACAGCCTCTCGCGCCCGGACGATGCCCGCGAGCGCATCACGGGAATCATCCCCGAGGAGGCCGGCGTCACCGACCTCGACTTCCACGCCGATACCGGCGAGGTCGTCATCGAGGCCGAGAAGCCCGGCATGGTCATCGGCCGGCACGGTTCCACGCTCCGCGAGATCACGAAAGAGGTCGGCTGGACCCCCGAGGTCGTCCGTACGCCGCCCATCGAGTCCTCCACCGTCTCCAACGTCCGGAACTTCCTCAAGCAGGAACGCGACGACCGCCGTGACATCCTCGAACGGGTGGGTCGCCAGATCCACCGTGAGGAGATGGCCGACGAGCAGTGGGTCCGCATCACGACGCTGGGCTGCTGCCGCGAGGTCGGCCGGGCCGCGTTCATCCTCTCGACCGCGGAGACACGCATCCTCATCGACTGTGGCGACAAGCCCGGCGCCGAGGACGAGGTACCGTACCTCCAGGTGCCCGAGGCGCTCGGTGCCGGCGCACAGAACCTCGACGCAGTCGTCCTGACCCACGCGCACCTCGACCACTCCGCGCTCATCCCGCTGCTGTTCAAGTACGGCTACGACGGCCCCATCTACTGCACGGAGCCCACCCGCGACCTGATGGGCCTCCTGACGCTGGACTACCTCGATGTCGCCGCGAAGGAGGGCCGGACGCCGCCCTACGAGTCCGAGATGGTCCGGGAGGCCATCAAGCACTGCATCGACATCGAGTACGGCGACGTGACCGACATCGCGCCGGACATCAAGCTCACGCTGCACAACGCCGGGCACATCCTCGGCTCCTCCATCGCGCACTTCCACATCGGCGACGGCCTCTACAACGTCGCGTTCTCCGGTGACATCCACTACGAGGATACCCGACTGTTCAACGGAGCCGTCAACGAGTTCCCCCGCGTCGAGACGCTCGTCCTGGAGTCGACGTACGGCGGCCGCAACGACTACCAGACAGACCAGGAGGACTCCGAGCGCAACCTCAAGCGCGTCATCAACGAGACCTACGAGCGCGACGGGAAGGTCCTCATCCCGGCGTTCGCGGTCGGTCGCTCGCAGGAGATCATGCTCGTCCTCGAGGAGGCGATGCGCAAGGGCGACATCCCGAAGATGCCCGTCCACCTCGACGGGATGATCTGGGAGGCGACAGCCATCCACACGACCTACCCCGAGTACCTCCGCGACGACCTGCGCGACCGCATCTTCCACGAGGACGAGAACCCGTTCCTCGCCGACGAGTTCAACCACATCGACGGCGGCGAGGACGAGCGGATGGATGTCGCCGACGGCGGCCCCTGCATCGTCCTCTCGACCTCGGGGATGGTCACGGGTGGTCCCATCATGTCCTGGCTCCGCCACCTCGGCGGCGACGAGAACAACCGCATGGTGTTCGTCGGTTACCAGGCCCAGGGAACGCTGGGTCGGCGCATCCAGAACGGCTGGGACGAGATTCCGATGAACGAGCGTGGTTCCAGCGGCCGCGGCAACACACTCACGCTGAACCTCGACGTCGAGACGGTCGACGGCTTCTCCGGCCACGCCGACCGGCAGGGGCTGGAGAACTTCGTCCGCACCATGAACCCGCGCCCGGAGAAGGTGCTCTGCGTCCACGGCGACGAATCCTCCGCGCAGGACCTCTCCAGCGCACTCTACCACGAGTTCAACATGCGGACGTTCGCGCCGAAGAACCTGGAGACGTTCCGGTTCAAGTGA